The following coding sequences are from one Kosakonia sp. H02 window:
- a CDS encoding ABC transporter permease, with product MAELTTVGAAVSLPRTENRVLKKFLANKSAVIGAVIVGIFVLIALLAPWIAPFDPVKANFLAVRKPPSELYWFGSDELGRDILSRMIWGARTSLLAGCVSVVIAVVIGVPLGLLAGYFQGIWDGAISRFIEALLACPFLIMAIALGAFLGPSLINAMIAIGLSAMPIFARLTRGQVIAIRNEEYIDGARAIGLPDRWIIARYVLPNVMSPIIVQATLAIASAIITEASLSFLGLGQQPPYPSWGAMLNTAKGFLEQAPWMSIFPGVAIFLTVQGFNLLGDGLRDALDPRHD from the coding sequence ATGGCAGAACTCACCACTGTCGGCGCGGCGGTGTCGCTGCCGCGCACGGAAAACCGGGTACTGAAGAAATTTCTCGCCAATAAAAGCGCGGTGATTGGCGCGGTGATTGTCGGCATCTTCGTGCTTATTGCGCTACTGGCGCCGTGGATTGCGCCGTTTGATCCGGTCAAAGCCAACTTTCTGGCGGTGCGTAAGCCGCCGTCGGAACTCTACTGGTTCGGCTCCGATGAACTGGGGCGCGATATTCTTTCGCGCATGATTTGGGGGGCGCGCACGTCGCTGCTGGCGGGTTGCGTGTCGGTGGTTATCGCGGTGGTGATCGGCGTGCCGCTCGGCTTGCTGGCCGGTTATTTTCAAGGCATCTGGGATGGGGCGATTTCACGCTTTATTGAAGCGCTGCTGGCCTGCCCGTTTCTGATTATGGCGATTGCCCTTGGTGCGTTTCTTGGGCCAAGTTTGATCAATGCGATGATCGCGATTGGCCTGTCGGCGATGCCGATTTTTGCCCGCCTGACGCGCGGTCAGGTGATCGCTATTCGTAACGAAGAGTATATCGACGGGGCGCGGGCGATTGGGCTGCCGGATCGCTGGATAATTGCGCGCTATGTGCTGCCCAATGTGATGTCACCGATTATCGTGCAGGCGACACTGGCGATTGCCTCGGCGATTATTACCGAAGCCAGCCTGTCGTTTCTCGGCCTCGGGCAACAGCCGCCGTACCCGTCATGGGGGGCGATGCTCAACACCGCCAAAGGCTTTCTTGAACAAGCGCCGTGGATGTCAATCTTTCCGGGCGTCGCTATTTTTCTGACAGTGCAGGGGTTTAATTTACTCGGCGACGGGCTGCGCGACGCGCTCGATCCGCGCCACGACTAA
- a CDS encoding gamma-glutamyltransferase family protein, whose amino-acid sequence MTKAIDFNVGYASRRAPMMGHNAVATSQPLAAQAGMRMLQQGGNAVDAAIATAMALTVVEPTGCGIGSDAFAIVWDGKELHGLNASGRSPASWHADLFAGLDAVPELGWDAVTVPGAVSGWVALAERFGTLPLTTLAQPAIEYARNGFPVSPLIGHLWQRGYNKLKDQPGFSACFAPEGRAPKIGEIFRNPAQARTLELIAQTNGEAFYRGELAQKIAAFAKEHGAHLTEGDLANHQANWVSLLSREFAGGSVQELPPNGQGIATLIALGILEQCDIGRYDPDSVQSLHLSIEAMKLALADLDRYVADEDHMEFAADMLLSDEYLKSRAALIDPDKASDFVYGSPTQSGTVYLSTADASGMMVSFIQSNFMGFGSGVVVPDTGISLQNRGCGFVLDPKHPNALAGSKRPFHTIIPGFAMGADGKPLMSFGVMGGPMQAQGHMQMALRIMMHGQNPQAAIDAPRWRVVRGREVVVEATFSHNVIAALRERGHLITVEDPQAGYNFGGAQVVYRMPEGHYLAATESRKDGQALVS is encoded by the coding sequence ATGACAAAAGCGATAGATTTTAACGTGGGTTACGCGTCGCGCCGTGCGCCGATGATGGGGCATAACGCGGTAGCAACGTCACAACCGCTGGCGGCGCAGGCGGGAATGCGGATGTTACAGCAGGGCGGCAACGCAGTTGATGCGGCCATTGCCACGGCGATGGCGCTGACGGTGGTTGAGCCGACCGGTTGCGGGATTGGTAGCGATGCGTTTGCCATTGTCTGGGACGGCAAAGAGCTGCACGGGCTGAATGCCTCCGGGCGCTCACCGGCAAGCTGGCATGCGGATCTGTTTGCCGGTCTCGACGCGGTGCCGGAACTGGGCTGGGATGCGGTGACGGTGCCTGGCGCGGTCTCCGGCTGGGTAGCGCTGGCCGAGCGTTTCGGCACGCTGCCGCTCACTACGCTGGCGCAACCGGCGATTGAGTATGCCCGCAACGGTTTTCCGGTCTCGCCGCTGATTGGTCATCTGTGGCAGCGCGGCTACAACAAGCTAAAAGATCAGCCGGGTTTTAGCGCCTGCTTTGCCCCAGAAGGGCGCGCGCCAAAAATCGGTGAAATCTTCCGTAACCCGGCGCAGGCTCGCACCCTGGAACTGATTGCACAGACTAACGGCGAAGCGTTTTATCGCGGTGAGCTGGCGCAGAAAATCGCCGCGTTCGCGAAAGAGCACGGCGCGCATCTGACGGAAGGCGATTTGGCGAACCATCAGGCCAATTGGGTTTCGCTTCTCTCACGCGAGTTTGCCGGGGGGTCAGTACAGGAGTTGCCGCCGAACGGGCAGGGCATTGCGACATTGATTGCGCTCGGCATTCTTGAGCAGTGCGATATCGGCCGCTACGACCCGGATTCGGTGCAGTCGCTGCATCTTTCCATTGAAGCGATGAAGCTGGCGCTTGCCGATCTCGACCGCTATGTCGCCGATGAAGATCATATGGAATTTGCCGCCGACATGCTGCTCAGCGATGAATACCTGAAAAGCCGCGCGGCGCTGATTGATCCGGATAAAGCCTCTGATTTTGTTTATGGTTCACCGACGCAAAGCGGCACGGTGTATCTCTCCACCGCTGACGCCAGCGGCATGATGGTGTCGTTTATTCAGTCCAACTTTATGGGCTTTGGCTCGGGCGTGGTGGTGCCGGATACCGGGATCAGCCTGCAAAACCGCGGCTGCGGCTTTGTGCTCGATCCGAAACACCCAAATGCGCTGGCGGGCAGTAAGCGTCCGTTCCACACCATTATTCCGGGCTTCGCGATGGGCGCAGACGGCAAACCGCTGATGTCCTTTGGCGTGATGGGCGGGCCGATGCAGGCGCAGGGGCATATGCAAATGGCGCTGCGCATTATGATGCACGGGCAAAACCCGCAGGCGGCCATTGATGCGCCGCGCTGGCGTGTGGTGCGCGGCCGGGAAGTGGTGGTGGAAGCGACCTTCTCGCACAACGTGATTGCCGCCCTGCGCGAGCGCGGACACCTGATAACCGTGGAAGATCCGCAGGCCGGGTATAACTTTGGCGGGGCGCAGGTGGTTTACCGCATGCCGGAAGGGCATTATCTGGCAGCGACCGAAAGCCGCAAAGATGGGCAGGCGCTGGTGAGTTAA
- a CDS encoding amidohydrolase, giving the protein MPGLKITLLQQPLVWMDGPANLRHFDIQLEEITGRDVIVLPEMFTTGFAMEAAQQSMAQEEVVEWMRDKARQTNALVAGSAALQTERGPVNRFLLVEPQGKVHFYDKRHLFRMADEHHHYTAGDERVVFEWRGWRILPLVCYDLRFPVWSRNRNDYDLLLYVANWPAPRSLHWQSLLLARAIENQAWVVGCNRVGTDGNGHHYRGDSRVISPQGEIIATAEAHLATRIDAEMSLSALQEYRAQFPAWQDADPFTLE; this is encoded by the coding sequence GTGCCTGGTTTAAAAATAACGCTGTTACAACAACCGTTGGTCTGGATGGATGGGCCAGCGAACTTGCGCCATTTTGATATTCAGCTCGAAGAGATAACCGGGCGCGATGTGATTGTGTTGCCGGAGATGTTCACGACCGGCTTTGCGATGGAAGCAGCGCAACAGTCGATGGCGCAGGAAGAGGTGGTTGAATGGATGCGCGATAAAGCCCGCCAGACCAACGCGCTGGTGGCTGGCAGCGCCGCGCTGCAAACGGAACGCGGGCCGGTGAATCGCTTTTTGCTGGTGGAGCCGCAGGGCAAAGTTCATTTTTACGATAAACGCCATCTGTTTCGCATGGCCGATGAGCATCATCACTATACCGCCGGTGATGAGCGGGTGGTGTTTGAGTGGCGCGGCTGGCGCATTCTGCCGCTGGTGTGCTACGACCTGCGTTTCCCGGTGTGGTCGCGCAACCGCAATGATTACGATCTGCTGCTCTACGTGGCCAACTGGCCTGCGCCGCGATCGCTGCACTGGCAGTCGCTGCTGCTGGCGCGCGCCATTGAAAACCAGGCCTGGGTGGTGGGCTGTAACCGCGTCGGCACCGATGGCAACGGGCATCATTACCGCGGCGACAGCCGGGTGATTAGCCCGCAGGGCGAGATTATCGCCACCGCCGAAGCGCATCTCGCCACGCGCATCGACGCCGAAATGTCGTTAAGCGCGTTGCAAGAGTACCGCGCCCAGTTCCCGGCATGGCAGGACGCGGATCCCTTCACCTTAGAGTGA
- the pepD gene encoding cytosol nonspecific dipeptidase encodes MSELSQLSPQPLWDIFAKICSIPHPSYHEEQLAEYIMGWAKEQGLHAERDQVGNILIRKPATAGMENRKPVVLQAHLDMVPQKNNDTEHDFTKDPIRPYIDGEWIKARGTTLGADNGIGMASALAVLADSSVEHGPLEVLLTMTEEAGMDGAFGLQANWLQADILINTDSEEEGEIYMGCAGGIDFITTLPLTREAVPAGFETFKLTLKGLKGGHSGADIHLGLGNANKLLARFLAGHAAELDLRLLDFTGGTLRNAIPREAIAVVAVPADKAAQLKTLAETYQAILKNELEAKEKNLVVLVDSASSDKAALTTASRDAFVRLLNATPNGVIRNSDVAKGVVETSLNVGVVTLQDDSAEIICLIRSLVDSGKDYVVSVLESLGALAGAKTAPKGGYPGWQPDAHSPVMALVRETYQRLFNKTPNIQVIHAGLECGLFKKPYPNMDMVSIGPTITGPHSPDEQVHIESVGQYWTLLTELLKAIPAK; translated from the coding sequence GTGTCTGAACTGTCTCAACTATCTCCGCAGCCGCTGTGGGATATTTTTGCCAAAATCTGCTCCATTCCACACCCGTCCTACCATGAAGAACAACTCGCCGAATACATTATGGGCTGGGCGAAAGAGCAAGGCCTGCACGCGGAGCGCGACCAGGTTGGCAACATTCTGATCCGCAAACCGGCCACCGCCGGGATGGAAAACCGCAAGCCGGTCGTTCTGCAAGCGCACCTTGATATGGTGCCGCAGAAAAATAACGACACAGAACACGATTTCACCAAAGATCCGATTCGCCCCTATATCGACGGCGAGTGGATCAAAGCGCGCGGCACCACGCTCGGCGCGGATAATGGCATTGGTATGGCCTCTGCGCTGGCGGTACTGGCGGATTCGTCCGTCGAACACGGCCCGCTGGAAGTGCTGCTGACCATGACCGAAGAAGCCGGTATGGACGGTGCGTTCGGTTTGCAGGCGAACTGGCTGCAAGCTGACATTCTGATTAACACCGACTCTGAAGAAGAGGGCGAAATCTACATGGGTTGTGCGGGCGGGATCGATTTTATCACCACCCTGCCATTAACCCGCGAAGCGGTTCCCGCCGGTTTTGAAACCTTCAAACTGACGCTGAAAGGTCTGAAAGGCGGCCACTCCGGGGCCGACATTCATTTAGGCCTCGGCAACGCCAACAAACTGCTGGCACGCTTCCTCGCAGGCCACGCGGCGGAACTGGACTTGCGTCTGCTGGATTTCACCGGCGGTACGCTGCGTAACGCCATCCCGCGTGAAGCGATTGCCGTTGTCGCTGTTCCGGCCGACAAAGCCGCACAGTTGAAAACGCTGGCTGAAACTTATCAGGCCATCCTGAAAAACGAACTGGAAGCGAAAGAGAAAAACCTGGTTGTGCTGGTTGACAGTGCAAGCAGCGATAAAGCCGCGCTGACCACCGCCTCACGCGATGCGTTTGTCCGCCTGCTGAACGCCACGCCAAACGGCGTGATTCGTAACTCTGATGTTGCCAAAGGCGTCGTAGAGACCTCCCTGAACGTGGGTGTTGTGACGCTGCAAGACGACAGCGCGGAAATTATCTGCCTGATCCGTTCGCTGGTGGATAGCGGTAAAGATTACGTGGTGAGCGTGCTGGAATCCCTGGGTGCGCTGGCGGGGGCGAAGACCGCGCCAAAAGGCGGCTACCCTGGCTGGCAGCCGGACGCGCATTCACCGGTGATGGCGCTGGTGCGTGAAACTTACCAGCGTCTGTTCAACAAAACGCCGAACATTCAGGTGATCCACGCCGGTCTGGAGTGTGGTCTGTTCAAAAAACCGTATCCGAACATGGATATGGTCTCTATTGGGCCGACCATTACCGGCCCGCACTCACCGGATGAACAAGTGCATATCGAAAGCGTGGGCCAGTACTGGACCCTGCTGACCGAGTTGCTGAAAGCAATCCCGGCGAAATAA
- the lpcA gene encoding D-sedoheptulose 7-phosphate isomerase: MYQDLIRNELNEAAETLANFLKDEANIHAIQRAAVLLADSFKAGGKVLSCGNGGSHCDAMHFAEELTGRYRENRPGYPAIAISDVSHISCVSNDFGYDFIFSRYVEAVGREGDVLLGISTSGNSANVIKAIAAAREKGMKVITLTGKDGGKMAGTADIEIRVPHFGYADRIQEIHIKVIHILIQLIEKEMVKS; the protein is encoded by the coding sequence ATGTACCAGGATCTTATTCGTAACGAACTGAATGAAGCGGCGGAAACGCTGGCGAATTTCTTGAAAGATGAAGCCAATATTCACGCTATTCAGCGCGCGGCGGTGTTGCTGGCCGACAGTTTTAAAGCCGGCGGCAAAGTGTTGTCCTGTGGTAACGGTGGCTCGCATTGCGATGCGATGCATTTTGCTGAAGAGTTAACCGGGCGCTATCGTGAAAACCGCCCTGGCTACCCGGCAATTGCGATTTCCGACGTGAGCCATATCTCCTGCGTCAGCAATGACTTCGGCTATGACTTTATTTTCTCCCGCTATGTTGAAGCCGTGGGCCGCGAAGGCGACGTGCTGCTGGGGATCTCCACTTCCGGTAACTCCGCCAATGTGATCAAAGCGATTGCGGCGGCGCGTGAGAAAGGGATGAAAGTTATCACCCTGACCGGTAAAGACGGCGGCAAAATGGCCGGTACGGCGGATATTGAAATTCGCGTGCCGCATTTTGGTTATGCGGATCGTATTCAGGAGATCCATATTAAAGTGATCCACATTTTAATACAGCTTATTGAAAAAGAGATGGTGAAGTCGTAA
- a CDS encoding class II glutamine amidotransferase translates to MCELLGMSANVPTDICFSFTGLVQRGGGTGPHKDGWGITFYEGKGCRTFKDPQPSFNSPVARLVQEYPIKSRSVIAHIRQANRGEVALENTHPFTRELWGRNWTYAHNGQLTGYKSLETGNFRPVGETDSEKAFCWLLHKLTQRYPRTPGNMAAVFKYIAALAAQLREKGVFNMLLSDGRYVMAFCSTNLFWITRRAPFGVATLLDQDVEIDFQRETTPNDVVTVIATQPLTGNETWHKIMPGEWALFCLGERVV, encoded by the coding sequence ATGTGCGAACTGCTCGGTATGAGCGCTAACGTACCAACCGATATCTGCTTCAGTTTTACCGGGCTCGTCCAGCGTGGCGGGGGAACCGGGCCGCATAAAGATGGCTGGGGCATTACCTTCTATGAAGGCAAAGGCTGTCGCACGTTTAAAGATCCGCAACCCAGCTTCAACTCGCCTGTCGCCAGACTGGTGCAGGAATACCCCATAAAATCCCGTTCGGTGATTGCCCATATTCGCCAGGCGAATCGCGGCGAAGTGGCGCTGGAAAATACGCACCCCTTTACCCGCGAGTTGTGGGGCCGCAACTGGACGTATGCCCACAACGGTCAGCTAACGGGCTACAAGTCACTGGAAACCGGCAACTTCCGCCCGGTGGGTGAAACCGACAGCGAGAAAGCCTTCTGCTGGTTGCTGCATAAGCTGACCCAGCGCTACCCGCGAACGCCGGGGAATATGGCGGCGGTGTTTAAGTATATTGCGGCGTTAGCGGCTCAACTGCGCGAGAAGGGCGTTTTCAATATGCTGCTGTCGGACGGGCGCTATGTGATGGCGTTCTGTTCCACCAATCTGTTCTGGATAACGCGACGCGCGCCGTTTGGCGTGGCAACGCTTCTGGATCAGGATGTGGAAATCGATTTTCAGCGGGAAACCACACCGAACGATGTGGTTACCGTGATTGCGACGCAGCCGCTAACCGGCAACGAAACCTGGCACAAAATTATGCCAGGCGAGTGGGCGTTATTTTGCCTGGGGGAGCGTGTAGTTTGA
- the dinB gene encoding DNA polymerase IV produces the protein MRKIIHVDMDCFFAAVEMRDNPALRDIPIAIGGSRVQRGVISTANYPARKYGVRSAMPTATALKLCPHLTLLPGRFDAYKEASGQIRDIFSRYTSLIEPLSLDEAYLDVTDSPHCHGSATLMAQEIRQTIFNETQLTASAGIAPVKFLAKIASDLNKPDGQYVITPADVPAFLRTLPLSKIPGVGKVSAAKLETLGLRTCEDVQKSDLAMLLKRFGKFGRVLWERSQGIDEREISSERLRKSVGVERTLAEDIHHWEECEAIIEHLYPELERRLAKVKPDLRIARQGVKLKFNDFQLTTQEHVWPQLNKEDLVATARKTWNERRGERGVRLVGLHVTLLDPQLERQLVLGL, from the coding sequence ATGCGCAAAATCATACATGTGGATATGGACTGCTTTTTCGCGGCGGTAGAGATGCGCGATAATCCAGCCCTGCGTGACATTCCCATTGCTATTGGCGGCAGTCGCGTGCAGCGCGGCGTGATCAGCACGGCTAATTATCCGGCGCGTAAATATGGCGTACGCAGCGCGATGCCGACCGCGACGGCGCTGAAACTCTGTCCGCACCTCACATTATTACCGGGCCGTTTTGACGCTTATAAAGAAGCCTCCGGTCAGATCCGCGACATCTTTTCCCGCTACACCTCACTTATTGAACCCCTTTCGCTGGACGAAGCCTATCTGGATGTCACCGACAGCCCGCACTGCCACGGCTCGGCAACATTAATGGCGCAGGAGATCCGCCAGACCATTTTCAACGAGACGCAACTCACTGCATCGGCGGGAATCGCGCCGGTCAAGTTCCTCGCCAAAATCGCCTCGGATCTCAATAAGCCTGACGGGCAATATGTAATTACGCCCGCCGATGTCCCCGCGTTTCTGCGCACGCTGCCGTTAAGCAAAATCCCCGGCGTCGGAAAAGTCTCGGCGGCAAAACTGGAAACGCTTGGCCTTCGCACCTGTGAAGATGTGCAAAAAAGCGATCTGGCGATGCTGCTCAAACGCTTTGGTAAATTCGGCCGGGTGCTGTGGGAGCGCAGCCAGGGCATTGATGAGCGGGAAATCAGCAGTGAGCGGTTGCGTAAATCTGTCGGCGTGGAGCGCACACTGGCGGAAGACATTCATCACTGGGAAGAGTGCGAAGCCATTATCGAGCATTTATATCCGGAGCTTGAGCGGCGGCTGGCGAAGGTCAAACCGGATTTGCGTATCGCCCGGCAGGGGGTAAAACTGAAGTTCAACGACTTTCAGCTTACGACGCAAGAACATGTCTGGCCGCAGTTAAATAAAGAAGATTTAGTGGCAACGGCGCGTAAAACCTGGAATGAGCGGCGCGGTGAACGCGGCGTGCGGCTGGTTGGCTTGCATGTCACTTTGCTCGATCCACAACTCGAACGGCAACTGGTGCTGGGGCTATAG
- the fadE gene encoding acyl-CoA dehydrogenase FadE, whose product MMILSIVATLVLLGVLFYHRVNLLLSSVILLAWTAALGVSGIWSIWVLLPLAIILVPFNLPPMRKALISAPVFRGFRKVMPPMSRTEKEAIDAGTTWWEGDLFRGNPDWKKLHNYPQPRLTAEEQAFIDGPVEEACRMANDFQITHEMADLPPELWAFLKEHRFFAMIIKKEYGGLEFSAYAQSRVLQKLSGVSGILAITVGVPNSLGPGELLQHYGTQEQKDHYLPRLARGVEIPCFALTSPEAGSDAGAIPDTGVVCMGDWQGEQVLGMRLTWNKRYITLAPIATVLGLAFKLSDPDKLLGGAEELGITCALIPTSTPGVEIGRRHFPLNVPFQNGPTRGQDIFVPIDYIIGGPKMAGQGWRMLVECLSVGRGITLPSNSTGGLKSVALGIGAYAHIRRQFKVSIGKMEGIEEPLARIAGNAYVMDAAAALITYGIMLGEKPAVLSAIVKYHCTHRGQQSIIDAMDIAGGKGIMLGEGNFLARPYQGAPIAITVEGANILTRTMMIFGQGAIRCHPYVLEEMAAAQNNDLDAFDKLLFKHIGHVGSNEMRSLWLGLTRGLTSATPTGDATKRYYQHLNRLSANLALLADVSMAVLGGSLKRRERISARLGDVLSQLFLASAVLKRYDDEGRQEADLPLVHWGVQDALYQAEQAMSDLLDNFPNRFVAGALSFVIFPTGRHYRAPSDKLDHKVAKILQTPSATRSRIGRGQYLTASAHNPVGLLEEALVDVIAADPIHQRICKSLGKNLPFTRLDDLAHQALAGGLINQDEAALLIKAEASRLRSINVDDFEPEALATQPVVKTPEKVRKPEAA is encoded by the coding sequence ATGATGATTTTGAGTATTGTCGCAACGCTCGTTCTGCTCGGTGTGCTGTTCTATCACCGGGTCAATTTACTGCTTAGCAGTGTGATTTTACTGGCGTGGACCGCCGCACTTGGCGTGTCCGGCATCTGGTCAATCTGGGTGCTGCTGCCGCTGGCGATTATCCTGGTTCCTTTCAACCTCCCGCCGATGCGTAAAGCCTTAATTTCCGCCCCGGTGTTTCGCGGTTTTCGTAAAGTGATGCCGCCAATGTCGCGCACCGAGAAAGAGGCGATTGACGCAGGTACCACCTGGTGGGAAGGCGATCTGTTTCGCGGCAATCCAGACTGGAAAAAACTGCACAACTACCCGCAGCCGCGCCTGACCGCCGAAGAGCAGGCCTTTATTGACGGCCCGGTGGAAGAAGCGTGCCGCATGGCGAATGACTTCCAGATAACCCACGAAATGGCGGATCTGCCGCCGGAACTGTGGGCCTTCTTAAAAGAGCACCGTTTCTTCGCGATGATCATCAAAAAAGAGTACGGCGGGCTGGAATTCTCCGCGTATGCGCAGTCCCGCGTGCTGCAAAAACTCTCCGGCGTTTCCGGTATCCTCGCCATCACCGTCGGCGTGCCTAACTCCTTAGGCCCGGGCGAACTGCTGCAACACTACGGCACCCAGGAGCAGAAAGATCACTACCTGCCACGCCTGGCGCGTGGTGTGGAAATCCCCTGCTTCGCACTGACCAGCCCGGAAGCGGGTTCTGACGCCGGTGCGATCCCGGATACCGGCGTGGTGTGTATGGGCGACTGGCAGGGCGAGCAGGTGCTCGGCATGCGGCTGACCTGGAACAAGCGCTACATTACGCTCGCGCCGATTGCCACCGTGCTGGGCCTGGCCTTTAAACTCTCCGACCCGGATAAACTACTGGGCGGCGCTGAGGAGCTGGGCATTACCTGTGCACTGATCCCCACCTCCACGCCAGGCGTAGAGATTGGCCGCCGTCACTTCCCGCTCAACGTGCCGTTCCAGAACGGCCCGACCCGTGGGCAAGATATTTTTGTGCCGATTGATTACATCATCGGTGGCCCGAAAATGGCCGGTCAGGGCTGGCGTATGCTGGTGGAATGTCTGTCGGTCGGTCGCGGCATTACTCTGCCGTCCAACTCGACAGGCGGCCTGAAATCTGTCGCGCTGGGCATTGGTGCTTACGCCCATATTCGCCGTCAGTTCAAAGTATCGATTGGCAAAATGGAAGGTATCGAAGAGCCGCTGGCACGCATTGCCGGTAACGCCTATGTGATGGATGCCGCCGCGGCGCTTATCACCTACGGCATTATGCTCGGCGAAAAACCGGCGGTACTCTCCGCGATTGTGAAATATCACTGTACCCATCGTGGTCAGCAATCAATTATTGATGCAATGGATATTGCTGGCGGGAAAGGCATTATGCTCGGCGAAGGTAACTTCCTTGCCCGTCCTTACCAGGGCGCGCCGATTGCCATCACCGTGGAAGGGGCGAATATTCTGACCCGCACCATGATGATCTTCGGCCAGGGGGCGATCCGCTGCCATCCGTATGTGTTAGAAGAGATGGCCGCCGCGCAAAATAATGACCTCGACGCCTTCGACAAGCTGCTGTTCAAACATATCGGCCACGTCGGCAGCAATGAAATGCGCAGTTTGTGGCTCGGCCTGACGCGCGGCTTGACCAGCGCGACGCCAACCGGTGATGCCACCAAACGTTATTACCAGCATCTGAACCGCCTGAGCGCTAACCTTGCGCTGCTCGCCGATGTGTCAATGGCGGTGCTGGGTGGCAGCCTGAAACGTCGCGAACGCATTTCCGCCCGTCTGGGAGATGTGTTAAGCCAGCTGTTCCTGGCCTCTGCGGTATTGAAACGCTATGACGACGAAGGCCGCCAGGAAGCGGATCTGCCGCTGGTGCACTGGGGCGTGCAGGATGCGCTCTACCAGGCGGAACAAGCAATGAGCGATCTGCTGGATAACTTCCCTAACCGCTTTGTCGCGGGCGCGCTGAGTTTTGTTATCTTCCCGACCGGCCGTCACTACCGTGCGCCGTCCGATAAGCTGGATCACAAAGTGGCGAAGATCCTGCAAACACCGAGCGCCACCCGCTCGCGCATTGGCCGGGGCCAGTATCTGACCGCCAGCGCGCATAACCCGGTGGGTCTGCTGGAAGAAGCATTAGTGGATGTGATTGCCGCCGATCCGATTCACCAGCGCATCTGCAAATCGCTGGGTAAAAACCTGCCGTTTACCCGCCTGGATGACCTGGCGCACCAGGCGCTGGCGGGCGGGCTGATTAATCAGGACGAAGCGGCGCTGCTTATCAAAGCGGAAGCCAGCCGTCTGCGCAGCATCAATGTGGATGACTTTGAGCCGGAGGCACTGGCGACTCAGCCGGTGGTAAAAACGCCAGAGAAAGTACGCAAGCCGGAAGCCGCGTGA
- the dpaA gene encoding peptidoglycan meso-diaminopimelic acid protein amidase, translated as MRKIALFIAMLLIPCVSFAGLVGSNSSITPVSKEFKQQLMGSPVYIQIFKEERTLDLYVKMGEQYQLLDSYKICNYSGGLGPKRRQGDFKSPEGFYSVQRSQLKPDSRFYKAINIGFPNTYDRAHGYEGKYLMIHGACVSVGCYAMTDSNIDEIFQFVTGALVFGQPNVQVSIYPFRMTDANMQRHKYSTYADFWQQLKPGYDYFANTHQPPVVSVVDGRYVVSKPLNTSVQPQLASNYTLPQAK; from the coding sequence ATGCGCAAAATCGCATTATTTATTGCGATGCTTTTGATTCCGTGCGTCTCTTTTGCTGGCCTGGTCGGCAGCAACAGTTCAATCACGCCGGTCAGCAAAGAGTTTAAGCAGCAGTTGATGGGGTCGCCGGTTTATATCCAAATCTTCAAAGAAGAGCGCACCCTTGATCTTTACGTCAAGATGGGCGAGCAGTACCAGTTGCTCGACAGCTATAAAATTTGTAATTACTCGGGCGGCCTCGGTCCTAAACGTCGTCAGGGTGATTTTAAAAGCCCGGAAGGGTTCTATTCCGTACAGCGCAGCCAGCTCAAGCCGGACAGCCGGTTCTATAAAGCCATTAATATTGGTTTTCCGAACACCTATGACCGCGCTCACGGCTATGAAGGCAAATACCTGATGATCCACGGTGCCTGTGTTTCCGTTGGCTGCTACGCCATGACAGATTCCAACATCGACGAGATCTTCCAGTTTGTCACCGGTGCGCTGGTCTTCGGGCAGCCGAACGTGCAGGTAAGCATTTATCCGTTCCGCATGACCGACGCCAATATGCAGCGTCACAAATATTCGACCTACGCGGATTTCTGGCAGCAGTTGAAGCCCGGCTATGACTACTTTGCCAACACCCACCAGCCGCCGGTTGTCTCGGTTGTGGATGGTCGCTATGTGGTCAGCAAACCGCTGAACACCTCTGTTCAGCCACAGCTGGCGTCAAACTACACGCTCCCCCAGGCAAAATAA